GGGTGGGCGCCGAGGAGGACCACTCAATCCTCAGAGATCACCACGTGTCCCGGCCGGCGGCCACGGCCGCCCGCGAGCCCGGAGGAACCTAGGTGTCGGCGGCAGGGTCTAGCGTTGGGGCATGGTGTTCTGGCAGCTGACCATCGACGCGAACGACCCGGCCCTGCTGGCGCGGTTCTGGGCGCAGGCGCTGGGCTACCAGCCGGTGCCGCCGGCGGAGCCGGAGACGACCTGGCAGGCGCACTACCGTGCC
The Actinomycetes bacterium genome window above contains:
- a CDS encoding VOC family protein, whose product is MVFWQLTIDANDPALLARFWAQALGYQPVPPAEPETTWQAHYRA